Proteins co-encoded in one Helicoverpa zea isolate HzStark_Cry1AcR chromosome 18, ilHelZeax1.1, whole genome shotgun sequence genomic window:
- the LOC124639075 gene encoding low density lipoprotein receptor adapter protein 1-like, whose protein sequence is MTMLLRKMWKTHSKHKKLCEEWALAECEDEGWWRETRDASSGEMDVRYAGTAPVERAASAPATALAVRSALHSAKLINKKLQRVNLNISARGIVVSDYDSQENVISVSIYRISYCSADAANARVFAVVEGKPAGGSAENHVVHVFVCTRRKHARALALSLAHAFNDAYQEWQANLNQGSSLGSDNKRLAPWVRFQEESDDELDTEDWQSPAPLVSFA, encoded by the exons ATGACTATGCTTTTAAGAAAAATGTGGAAAACTCATTCCAAACATAAAA AGCTATGTGAGGAGTGGGCTCTAGCGGAGTGTGAAGACGAAGGCTGGTGGCGAGAAACCCGTGATGCCAGCTCCGGTGAAATGGACGTCCGGTACGCTGGCACGGCGCCGGTGGAACGTGCAGCCTCTGCCCCCGCCACTGCGCTTGCTGTCAGATCTGCTCTGCATTCTGCTAAAT TAATAAACAAGAAACTGCAGCGGGTCAACTTGAACATAAGCGCAAGAGGCATCGTCGTGAGTGACTACGACTCCCAGGAAAATGTTATCAGCGTCTCCATTTACAG GATCTCGTACTGCTCAGCAGACGCAGCGAACGCTCGTGTCTTCGCTGTGGTAGAAGGGAAGCCGGCGGGAGGGTCGGCTGAGAACCACGTGGTGCATGTCTTTGTATGCACCAGGAGGAAGCATGCGAGAGCTCTCGCGCTGTCACTTGCACATGCTTTTAATGATGCTTATCAG GAATGGCAGGCGAATCTCAATCAAGGCAGCTCGCTGGGATCCGACAACAAACGCTTAGCTCCTTGG GTTCGATTCCAAGAAGAATCTGATGATGAGTTGGACACAGAAGACTGGCAGTCCCCCGCCCCTCTGGTGTCATTCGCATAG
- the LOC124639076 gene encoding lysozyme-like: MRLLFFVTLLGFSCFCNEVFGVHISNLSGSCFRCLCHVAGCDMTRGCSDGYCGPFFISRVYWVDAGKITLPDDDPERQEAFEDCARDYHCSIRIIESYMAKFGKDCNHDGVTDCFDYMMINYHGGRGCSKPLFLTQSGRRWLKSYLECRF; this comes from the exons ATgagattgttattttttgtgactttgcTTGGATTTTCTTGTTTTTGCAATGAAGTATTCG GAGTGCACATATCAAACCTGAGTGGCTCATGTTTCCGATGCCTCTGTCACGTGGCCGGGTGTGACATGACGAGGGGCTGCAGTGATGGGTACTGCGGTCCGTTCTTCATATCCAGGGTGTACTGGGTAGATGCGGGGAAGATAACCTTACCTGATGATGATCCGGAGAGGCAAGAAG ctTTTGAAGACTGTGCCAGAGACTACCACTGCTCAATCAGAATCATTGAGAGCTACATGGCGAAGTTCGGAAAG GACTGCAACCACGACGGCGTAACGGACTGCTTCGATTACATGATGATCAACTACCACGGCGGGCGCGGCTGCTCCAAGCCGCTGTTCCTCACGCAGTCAGGCAGGAGGTGGCTCAAGTCTTACCTTGAATGTCGCTTTTGA